The following DNA comes from Nocardioides sp. JQ2195.
CTCCTGGCCGGCGCGCCAGAGGCCGGTGCCGCAGGCCAGGAGCTCGTAGTTGGCGGCGGCCTCGGTGCCGTCGAAGTGGGACCAGGCCCAGGCCTTCGCCTCGTGGTCGGGCAGGCTGGACACCGCGGCAGCGTGGTCGACCCGGGCCTTGGTGCTCGGGTCGTGCTGCAGCTCCTTGTCGAGGGCCGGTCGATCGGTCCCGCCGAGGGTGGCGACCCGGATCAACAGGCGCCAGCGCAGGTCGGCATCGACCTCGAGGCCTGCGGGCAGGGCCGTGCCGGCCAACCATCCGCGCAGGTCGGCGACGTCGTGGCTCGACGCCACTGCCCCCTGGAAGGCCGCCAGCTGGGTGGTGCTGCCCGCGGCTGCCCTCTCGAGCAGGGCGCGGCAGGCCGCATGGACACGCCCGCTCGTCGCCACCGGATCACTGCTCACGGCGGTGACCTGCCCGTTGAGGAAGGGCAGGGTCATCCGGAGCGCATCGTCGTTGGTCTCGCTCGGGAGCGACTGCTCGGCGAGGCGGATCACGTCCTCGGGGTCGATGCGCGCGTTGTGGAAGCCCGAGCGCACCGCGTTCCAGATCCCCAGTCGGATGGCCGGGTCGTCCGTGGCACCGATGGTCTCCTGGAAGCCGGAGAGGGAGAGGTCGTCGGGCATCGGCAGGGCCCAGGTGACGAGATCGGGATCGAGGACGACGGGTGCGCCGGCCGGAACCTCGACCGGCGTCTCCTCGCGGTCGAGGACCAGGTCGCGCAGCTGCCAACCCCCGGTCGTGCCGACGGCCAACCGGATCGCGTGGTCCCGGGCCGCGGTCTGACCGGCCGGGGGAGTACGGCGTACGACGCCCGCGTCGCGGTCGAGCGTCAGGGTGTCGGCGCCGGTCGTGCGCAGCCAGGTGTCGGTGAACGCGGAGAGGTCGCCGGCGCCCGCGCGCTCCCAGGAGGCGAAGAGGTCGTGCATCGTCGCGTTCCCGAACCGGTTGCGCTCGAAGTGGTCGATCACGCCGCCGAAGAACACCTCGTCACCCAGGCGGGTGTTGAGCTGACGCAGGATGGTGGAGCCCTTGGCGTAGGAGATGCCGTCGAAGTCCTGCAGGGCTGCGGTGGCGTCGACCGCACCGTTGCCGGCCACCGGGTGCGTGCTCGGACGCTGGTCGGCGACCAGACCCCATTGCCGACGGGCATAACCGGCATGGATCCACGCGTCGTCGTACTGCGTGACATCGGCAGCGACCCGGTTGCCCATGTACTCGGCGAAGGACTCGTTGAGCCACAGGTCGTCCCACCACTTCGGTGTGGTGATGTTGCCGAACCACTGGTGGGCCATCTCGTGGGCGACGGTGGTGGCCCGCTGGATCCGCTCGCCGCGGGTGACCCTGCTGGTGAACAGCAGCGGGTCGCGGAACGTCACGCAGCCGGGGTTCTCCATGGCACCCGCGTTGAACTCGGGGACGAAGGCCTGGTGGTAGTTGCCGAACGGGTAGCGGATCCCGAACAGGCGGTGGAACTCGTCGAAGCACTGCTTGGTCATCGTGAAGAGCTCGTCGGCGTCCTCATCGAGGGCCTTCGCGATCGACCGGCGCGAGCTCAGCGAGAGCGGAATGCCGGCGTGCTCGTCGTGGATCACGTGGTAAGGACCCGCGACCAGCGTGACGAAGTACGTCGACAGCGGCTGCGTCTGCTCGAGTTCCCACGTGGACGACTCGGGACCGGTCTCCACGCGCGTGCCGGGGGCGTTGCCGATGACGGTCCAGTCCTTCGGCGCCGTGACGTGGAAGGTGTAGGGCGCCTTCAGGTCGGGCTGGTCGAAGCAGGCGAAGATCGTCGGCGCCGCGTCCATGAACGACATGCCGTAGACGTAGTGGCGCCCGTCGGCCGGGTCCACACTGCGGTGCAGGCCCTCGCCATCGTTGCGGAACGGCATCACGGCATCGACGACGAGCCGGTTCTCACCGGTGTCGGTGACCAACGGCAGTCGTCCGCGGACGACCAGGTCCGGGTCGACGTGGCGGCCGTTGAAGGTGATCCGGTTGACGTGACTCGCCTTCAGGTCGACGAAGGTCTCGCCGCCGCGGCTGGTGAAGTCGATGGTGGTCAGCGACGTGAACGTCTTCTCGTCACCGGCCAGGTCGAGCACCACGTCGTACGCCGTGACGTCGAGCAGGTCGAACCGGGCACGGGCTTCGGTCAGCTGGAGGCTGCGATGGGGGGAGTCCACGCCAGCACCCTACGAGTTGAGTCCTTGCCCCGGGTACCCGGGGAAAGGGGAGCTCCCCGCGACCGATCACGGTGCCGGCGCCGTGGCGGGACGGCAGTGGTGTCGGCCTTGCGAGCCCTGACCTCGTCGAGGAGGGCGTGCGCCCGACCAGCGAGACCGTGTGGAGGGCGACGACGCCGAGTGCCCGTGAATGGTGCCCGAGATCACCCTCGAAACGGTCAGGAGGGGTGTTCGGGACGCCCTAGAATGTAAGAGGCAGCTCGCCTGAGCTGCACATTACCGATCGAGCAGCGTCAACGACGACGCGAGAGGAACCGAGAGCCACCATGCAGGACCAGTACATCGGCCAGTACATCGCCCAGGGCATCGTCGCCGGACGGACCCACCAGGGTGAGGACGCGGCATACCGTCGCGAGCTGAAGCAGGCCCGCGCGGAGGCACGTCGGGAGCGTCGTCGCCTGCGTGGTTTCTGAGCCAGCAGCGCACCCATCGGGCCCCGGGAGTCAGCTCCCCGGGCCCTTTTGCGTCTCTTGGGCCGGGTTGTTGTCAGCGACGGGTCGTGGTCGGTGGCCGAGAGGGGCGGCCGGTTCCGCCGCACCGCCGAGAACGACATTCGGGCTGGGTTTCGTGCGAGGACCGACCAGAAGGTTGCTCTCGACCCTGACCGGTGCCTGACGCGCGGGCACCCGGAAACGGCAAGGCGGCACGAACTGTTCAGTTCGTGCCGCCTCGGCGGACCGTTGCGCTCAGGCCTGCTGGGCCAGGGCGAACTGGACGCCACCCTGCTGGTCGACGGCGGCATCGAGCACCTTGTCGTCGAGCTGGAGCGCGGCGTTCTCGTCGAGAAAGATGGTCGCGCCATCCTGTTCGACGACCTGGTCACCCGGCTCGGCCTGGGCCGCAGCGTTCACGGCGAAGGCCTGCTCGGAGGAGTCGTCGCTGCTGATGCGGAGTCCCGCGGTCTCGGGACCGCCCTGGTCGGCGATGTCCTTGACGATCGTGCTGGCATTCTCGGTCAGGTTGAGCATGTGCTCTCCTTCGTCGATTGCGTGCATGACTCACCCACCCTTGCGCGGCCGGGGCGCTGACGCAAACGCAGCCATCTGGCAGGCTCGGGGCATGAGCGATTCGGAGACCCTGCGCAGCATCGACCTGACCCGCATCGGGGATGCGCGCTACAAGGCCACCAACAAGCGAGGCGGCGTGCTGCCGATCGGGTCGGGCGAGGACCCTGACTTCACCCCGGTGGAGCTCCTCCTGGCGGCGATTGCCGGCTGCAGCGCGATCGACGTCGACGCGATCACCGGCAAGCGCGCCCAGCCTGAGTCGTTCGACGTGCACTGCTCGGCCGACAAGGTCCGCGACGACGACGGCAACCACCTGACCAATGTCCAGATCACCTTCAACGTGGTGTTCCCGGAAGGCGACGCGGGCGACGCGGCTCGCGAGTTCCTGCCGCGTTCCATCGAGATGTCACGCGACCGGCTGTGCACGGTCAGCCGCACGGTCGCGCTGCCCACCGAGGTGGAGTACCACCGGGCCTGATCCCAGTCGGGTGGCCCGCGACGACGGCGCGGGACCGCCTGTCGCCTACGATCCCGCCATGCCGCGAACTGCATGGACCCGCGACCGGATGGCCGCCCAGGACGGGCGCTGCTTCGTGGTCACGGGCGCCACCGGCGGTCTGGGCCTCGAGGTGACCCGCGCGCTCGCCGTCGCCGGCGCCGAGGTGGTGATGGCGGTGCGCGACGTGGCGCGCGGCGAGGCTGCCGCCGAGCGGGTACGCCGAACCGGTGCGCGTGGCCGGGTCGAGGTGCGCCTGCTGGACGTCTCCGACCTGGGGTCGGTGCGCACCTTCGCCGAGGAGCTCGACCGTGTCGACGTGCTGGTCAACAACGCGGGGATCATGGCGGTGCCGGAGCGTCGGACCGTCGACGGGTTCGAGTCCCAGATCGGCACCAACCACTTGGGCCACTTCGCCCTGTCCAACCTCGTGCTGCCGCGGCTGACCGACCGGGTGGTCGTGGTCAGCTCGGCGTCCCACCGCAGCGGGGACCTCGACGTCGACGACCTCGACTTCGAGCGGCGCGGCTACTCGGCGTACGGCGCCTACGCGCAGTCGAAGCTGGCGAACCTGCTGTTCGTGGCGGAGCTGCAACGACGACTGGACGACTGCGGGTCGTCACTGCGGGCCACCGCCGCCCATCCCGGCTACACCGCGACCGGCATCCAGGGTGGCACCGGGAGCCGGGCCTTCACCGGGCTGAGCAACCTCGGCAACGCACTGTTCGGGATGAAGCCGTCGCAGGGTGCGCTGCCGATCCTCTTCGCCGCGACCGAGGACCTGCCCGGCAACAGCTACGTCGGCCCGAGCGGCCCGGGTGAGCTCTTCGGGCATCCCACGCTGGTCGGACGCTCGCCGCGGGCGAACGACTCCGACCTGGCTGCGGCGCTGTGGCGGCGGTCCGAGTCGCTCACGGGCGTCGACTGGCCGCTGTGAGTCTGGCCGCCGTGTGTCTGGCCGCAGCGCTCAGTCGTCGACCTCGTCGATGACGACCTTCGTGTTCGGGGAGCCGTCCCCGGGACCGTTGGCATTGTCGGACCCCTTGGCCGCCACCTTCTGGAGGATGCGGATGCTGGCGACGTCGACCTTGCCGAACACGGTGTATGCCGCCGGCAGCGGGGAGTCCTTGTAGACCATGAAGAACTGTGACCCGTTCGTGCCCGGCCCGGCGTTGGCCATGGCCAGGGTGCCGGCCGGGTAGGTCTCCTTGCCGGTGAGCTCGTCGTCGAAGCGATAACCGGGACCACCCATCCCCGTGCCGGTGGGGTCTCCGCACTGGAGGACATGGATGCCCTCCGTGGTGAGTCGGTGGCACTCGGTGTCGTCGAAGTAGTCCTGGTCGGCCAGCGACAGGAACGAGTTGACCGTGCAGGGGGTGCGCCTCGCGTCGAGCGAAGCCTTGAGGTCGCCGACGCTGGTCTCGAGGGTGACGGGGATGCGAGCGGCCCTCGGTGCCGTCGCCGGTGGCGGCGTCGCCTCCTTGGCAGGCGATCCGTCCGCTGGGTACGAGCACGAGCCCGCGCCGGCTGCTGCCTCCGGTGAGGTCGACTCCGCCGGCGCCGCCGAGGTGGCGGAGTTCTCGGCCGTCACGTCGTCGTTGCCGCCCCCGTCGTCGTTCGAGCACGCGGCGAAGGAGAAGAGGGTCAGTGCGGTGGCCAGGGCCAGGCTTCGCTTCAGCATGCGGCGATGCTAGCCGCCCCGTCGCGCTGGCCCCGGGCGACCCATGGCCAGGTCATCAACGCCCACACGGAGGCCACGATCAGCACCTCCAGCACGACGTACGACGGCCACGGACCGAGGTGGTCGAGCAAGGAGCCGGTGCTGGGCTTGCGGTTCAGGAAGCCGTAGTTGGTGCCGGTGACGGCGTTGAACGTGAAGACCGAGACGGCCCAGGTCGCGGTGGCGGCCACCGTGCTGGCGTAGTCGCGCCAGGCGGGCCGCAGGCCCAGGCCCCAGGTCAGGTGGATGGCGGCCCACACAATGAGGATGTGCATGCCCCAGAAACCGATGTACTTCGGGTTCGGGAAGTCGGCGGTCAGCCAAGGGGTCAACAGGCCCTGGGTGGTCAGCACGAGTCCCCAGAAGTAGGTGAGGGCCACGAAGAACCGGTGGTGGGTCAGCAGCGCGACCACCGCGGCGATCCAGGCGAAGTCGCACAGCTGCAGGGGAAGGGTGGTGTCGAAGGCATACTGCCCCGGCATGAAGTCGACGATCTGCATCGGAACGGTGAAGGCCATGATCGCGACGGCGAACCACCGGCTGGCCCGCCGCGGGTCCGCTGCGCCACGCTGGGCACGCCCGAGTGCGACGACCGGCCAGATGCCGGCGACGAACAGGGCCAGCATCGCCACGTGAGACGGACCGATGGTCACGAAGGTGGAGGCAGTCATCAAGGTCATGACATCCAGCGTGCCCACTGCTGACCGCGACCACCTGCGTACAGGTACTCAACTCGACCACCCAGCTGGTGCTCAGCTGACCGCTCCACTGGACCCGGCGGGACGTCCGGCGTCTCGCAGTCTCGGTGCGTGCACCCCACGACGCGGAGTCGTAGTGTCGCCACATGGACACCCAGGAGGCGGCCGGGGTGCGGGTCGGACTGATGATCACCTGCATCAATGACGCGATGTTCCCCGACACGGGGAAGTCCGTGGTGCGGTTGTTGCGTCGTCTCGGTGTCGAGGTGGAGTTCCCACCGGCCCAGACCTGTTGCGGACAACCGATGGTCAACACCGGCTACTTCGACGAGGCGGTGCCGATGGTGCGCAACTTCGTGGATGCGTTCGCCGGCTACGACTACGTGGTCACGCCGAGCGGGTCCTGCACCGGCAGCGCTCGTCACCAGCACCAGATCGTGGCCCGTCGATCCGGTGACCCGGGTCTGGTCCGGGCAGTGGAGGAGGTCGCGCCACGAGTCGTCGAGCTCAGTGAGTTCCTCGTCGACGTGCTCGGCGTGGTCGACGTGGGCGCCTACTTCCCGCACCAGGTGACCTATCACCCGACCTGCCACTCCCTGCGGATGCTGGGGGTCGGTGACCGACCGACCCGCCTCCTCGGCGCGGTGCGGGGCCTCCGGTTGGTCGAGCTGCCGGCGGCGGAGCAGTGTTGCGGCTTCGGTGGGACGTTCGCGGTCAAGAACGCCGACACCTCGGTGGCGATGGGCTCCGACAAGGCCCGTCACGTGCTGGACACGGGGGCGGAGGTTCTGGTGGCCGGTGACAACTCGTGCCTCATGCACATCGGGGGGATCCTCTCGAGACAGCGATCCGGGATCCGGGTGATGCACCTGGCCGACGTCCTGGCCAGCACGGAGGGCGACGCCGGGCAGACCGGGGACGCCGGCCCGGCGAAGACCGAGGAGATGCTGCCATGAGTGCGACCTTCGTCGGCATGCCCGCCTTTCCGGAAGCCGCCCGCAGGGCACTGGAGAACACCCAGCAACGGCACAACCTGGCCCACGCCACGGGCACGATCCGTGACAAGCGGGCTGCGGTGGTCGCCGAGGTCGACGACTGGGAGGCACTGCGCCTGGCGGGTGCCGCGATCAAGGACCAGACGCTGCGCCACCTCGACGACCACCTGGTCGCGCTCGAGGCCGCGCTCCAGGAGCGTGGGGCCACGGTGCACTGGGCACGCGACGCCGAGGAAGCCTGTCGGATCGTCGCCGACGTGGCTCGCGCCCACGACGTCGACGAGGTCGTGAAGGTGAAGTCGATGGCCACCCAGGAGATCGGCCTCAACGAGGCGCTCGAGGCGGAGGGCATCTCCGCGTGGGAGACCGACCTGGCCGAGCTGATCGTGCAGCTGGGCGACGACCTGCCCTCCCACATCCTGGTGCCCGCGATCCACCGCAACCGCTCGGAGATCCGGGAGATCTTCCGCTCGGCGATGGGAGAGGTCGGCCGGCCGGCACCCGACCCGTTGAGCGACGACCCGGCGGACCTCGCCGGGGCCGCACGGCTGCACCTGCGCGAGAAGTTCCTGCGCGCGAGGATGGCGGTCTCCGGCGCCAACTTCGCGGTGGCCGAGACGGGCACCCTGGTGGTCGTCGAGTCCGAGGGGAACGGTCGCATGTGCCTGACCCTGCCCGAGGTCCTGGTGTCGGTGGTCGGCATCGAGAAGGTGGTGCCGACCTGGCAGGACCTCGAGGTGTTCCTGCAGCTGTTGCCGCGCTCCTCGACCGGGGAGCGAATGAATCCCTACACCTCGACCTGGACCGGTGCGGTGCCCGGCGACGGTCCCCAGGAGGTGCACGTGGTGCTCCTCGACAACGGCCGCACCCGGGCCCTAGCCGACGAGATGGGCCGCCAGGCGTTGCGGTGCATCCGGTGCTCGGCCTGCCTCAACGTCTGTCCGGTCTACGAACGCACCGGCGGCCATGCCTACGGCTCCGTCTATCCCGGGCCGATCGGTGCGATCCTCAACCCGCTGCTGAAGGGCACCGGTGTCGACGAGCAGACCGATTCGCTGCCCTATGCCTCGTCCCTGTGTGGTGCCTGCTTCGAGGCCTGCCCGGTGCGCATCGACATACCTTCCGTGCTGGTCGAGCTCCGTGGTCAGGTGGTCGATGCACATCGCGGCGGCGTGCCGAAGCCCGAGGCAGTGGCGATGCGAGGTGCCGGCTGGGTGCTCTCGTCATCCGCGCGTACGGCGCGGTCCGAGCGCGCAGCCGCGTTCGCCGGCCGACTGCTGAACCGCTTGCCCGGTGGCCGCAGGCAGGGTGATCGACGGGTCCTCGGCAGCATCCCGATGCCCGGCGCAGGAAGCGCGTGGTCGCAGGCCCGCGACGTGCCGGTGCCGGCGACGGAGTCCTTCCGTGACTGGTGGTCGCGGACCGACGGAGGGGAGGACGAGTCGTGAGCGCCCGTGACGACATCCTGGCCAGGGTCCGCGAAGCGGTGAGCGACGCGCCCGAGGTGGCCGAGCCGCCCCGCGACTACCGTCGTGCGCCCGAGCTGGCCGGGGAGGACCTGCTCGCCCAGTTCGTCGAACGGGTCGAGGACTACCGCGCCACCGTCACCCGGTGCACCGAGGCGGAGGTGCCCCGCGAGCTCGAGCGACTGCTCGACGGAGTCCTCCGGGTCGTGGTTCCTGACGGCTTCCCGTGGTCGGTGCCCGGCGGCGAGCCCGACAACGCGAAGTCGGCCGCGGAGCTGAACGACGTGGACGCGGTGGTGACCACCTCCTCGGTCGGCATCGCGGAGACCGGAACCGTGGTGCTCAGCCACGGTCCGGGCCAAGGGCGTCGGGCGCTGTCGCTGGTGCCCGACCTCCATGTCTGTGTGATCCACGCCGATCAGGTCGTGGCCGGTGTGAACGAAGCGGTCGGGATGCTCGACCCGCTCCAGCCACAGACCTGGATCAGCGGCCCCAGTGCCACGAGCGACATCGAGCTGTCGCGGGTCGAGGGTGTGCACGGCCCACGCACGCTCCACGTGCTGCTGGTGGAGTGATCCCCAACCCACGTTGGGAGAACCAGTCAAAAGTTAACTGCTCGATCCGCGCTCCCGGCGCTGCGCAACCGGGCGTCGGCTGACTACCTTGCCGTCGGTGGCCACCGCCCAGGGAGGCCGCGGACACCGAGGAGGCGCCATGGCTGGCGTGAGGAGACAGTTGCGCATCGCGCTGGCCGGGGCATCGGCACTGCTGGCGGTCGGCGCGGCCACGTTCGGGATGAGCAACGGCCATGCCGAGATGGCCAGGTGGGAGACGGCCCGCACGGCCCTGACGAGTGACACCGTGCCCAACCGCGTGCACGATCACTCGACGCACGACCACGGTGCTGGGTCCGACCCG
Coding sequences within:
- a CDS encoding peptidylprolyl isomerase — protein: MLKRSLALATALTLFSFAACSNDDGGGNDDVTAENSATSAAPAESTSPEAAAGAGSCSYPADGSPAKEATPPPATAPRAARIPVTLETSVGDLKASLDARRTPCTVNSFLSLADQDYFDDTECHRLTTEGIHVLQCGDPTGTGMGGPGYRFDDELTGKETYPAGTLAMANAGPGTNGSQFFMVYKDSPLPAAYTVFGKVDVASIRILQKVAAKGSDNANGPGDGSPNTKVVIDEVDD
- a CDS encoding Fe-S cluster assembly protein HesB, coding for MHAIDEGEHMLNLTENASTIVKDIADQGGPETAGLRISSDDSSEQAFAVNAAAQAEPGDQVVEQDGATIFLDENAALQLDDKVLDAAVDQQGGVQFALAQQA
- a CDS encoding lactate utilization protein B, with the protein product MSATFVGMPAFPEAARRALENTQQRHNLAHATGTIRDKRAAVVAEVDDWEALRLAGAAIKDQTLRHLDDHLVALEAALQERGATVHWARDAEEACRIVADVARAHDVDEVVKVKSMATQEIGLNEALEAEGISAWETDLAELIVQLGDDLPSHILVPAIHRNRSEIREIFRSAMGEVGRPAPDPLSDDPADLAGAARLHLREKFLRARMAVSGANFAVAETGTLVVVESEGNGRMCLTLPEVLVSVVGIEKVVPTWQDLEVFLQLLPRSSTGERMNPYTSTWTGAVPGDGPQEVHVVLLDNGRTRALADEMGRQALRCIRCSACLNVCPVYERTGGHAYGSVYPGPIGAILNPLLKGTGVDEQTDSLPYASSLCGACFEACPVRIDIPSVLVELRGQVVDAHRGGVPKPEAVAMRGAGWVLSSSARTARSERAAAFAGRLLNRLPGGRRQGDRRVLGSIPMPGAGSAWSQARDVPVPATESFRDWWSRTDGGEDES
- a CDS encoding TIGR02206 family membrane protein, yielding MTLMTASTFVTIGPSHVAMLALFVAGIWPVVALGRAQRGAADPRRASRWFAVAIMAFTVPMQIVDFMPGQYAFDTTLPLQLCDFAWIAAVVALLTHHRFFVALTYFWGLVLTTQGLLTPWLTADFPNPKYIGFWGMHILIVWAAIHLTWGLGLRPAWRDYASTVAATATWAVSVFTFNAVTGTNYGFLNRKPSTGSLLDHLGPWPSYVVLEVLIVASVWALMTWPWVARGQRDGAASIAAC
- a CDS encoding OsmC family protein, which produces MSDSETLRSIDLTRIGDARYKATNKRGGVLPIGSGEDPDFTPVELLLAAIAGCSAIDVDAITGKRAQPESFDVHCSADKVRDDDGNHLTNVQITFNVVFPEGDAGDAAREFLPRSIEMSRDRLCTVSRTVALPTEVEYHRA
- the pepN gene encoding aminopeptidase N — translated: MDSPHRSLQLTEARARFDLLDVTAYDVVLDLAGDEKTFTSLTTIDFTSRGGETFVDLKASHVNRITFNGRHVDPDLVVRGRLPLVTDTGENRLVVDAVMPFRNDGEGLHRSVDPADGRHYVYGMSFMDAAPTIFACFDQPDLKAPYTFHVTAPKDWTVIGNAPGTRVETGPESSTWELEQTQPLSTYFVTLVAGPYHVIHDEHAGIPLSLSSRRSIAKALDEDADELFTMTKQCFDEFHRLFGIRYPFGNYHQAFVPEFNAGAMENPGCVTFRDPLLFTSRVTRGERIQRATTVAHEMAHQWFGNITTPKWWDDLWLNESFAEYMGNRVAADVTQYDDAWIHAGYARRQWGLVADQRPSTHPVAGNGAVDATAALQDFDGISYAKGSTILRQLNTRLGDEVFFGGVIDHFERNRFGNATMHDLFASWERAGAGDLSAFTDTWLRTTGADTLTLDRDAGVVRRTPPAGQTAARDHAIRLAVGTTGGWQLRDLVLDREETPVEVPAGAPVVLDPDLVTWALPMPDDLSLSGFQETIGATDDPAIRLGIWNAVRSGFHNARIDPEDVIRLAEQSLPSETNDDALRMTLPFLNGQVTAVSSDPVATSGRVHAACRALLERAAAGSTTQLAAFQGAVASSHDVADLRGWLAGTALPAGLEVDADLRWRLLIRVATLGGTDRPALDKELQHDPSTKARVDHAAAVSSLPDHEAKAWAWSHFDGTEAAANYELLACGTGLWRAGQEEFTAPYVERYFAELPDAGSVHSGWVLGNVTEFFFPISSLEESTVERAKALIERDGLDLTIRRNLVDMTDSLERLLAIRRAFPPR
- a CDS encoding lactate utilization protein C, which encodes MSARDDILARVREAVSDAPEVAEPPRDYRRAPELAGEDLLAQFVERVEDYRATVTRCTEAEVPRELERLLDGVLRVVVPDGFPWSVPGGEPDNAKSAAELNDVDAVVTTSSVGIAETGTVVLSHGPGQGRRALSLVPDLHVCVIHADQVVAGVNEAVGMLDPLQPQTWISGPSATSDIELSRVEGVHGPRTLHVLLVE
- a CDS encoding oxidoreductase — protein: MPRTAWTRDRMAAQDGRCFVVTGATGGLGLEVTRALAVAGAEVVMAVRDVARGEAAAERVRRTGARGRVEVRLLDVSDLGSVRTFAEELDRVDVLVNNAGIMAVPERRTVDGFESQIGTNHLGHFALSNLVLPRLTDRVVVVSSASHRSGDLDVDDLDFERRGYSAYGAYAQSKLANLLFVAELQRRLDDCGSSLRATAAHPGYTATGIQGGTGSRAFTGLSNLGNALFGMKPSQGALPILFAATEDLPGNSYVGPSGPGELFGHPTLVGRSPRANDSDLAAALWRRSESLTGVDWPL
- a CDS encoding (Fe-S)-binding protein, whose product is MDTQEAAGVRVGLMITCINDAMFPDTGKSVVRLLRRLGVEVEFPPAQTCCGQPMVNTGYFDEAVPMVRNFVDAFAGYDYVVTPSGSCTGSARHQHQIVARRSGDPGLVRAVEEVAPRVVELSEFLVDVLGVVDVGAYFPHQVTYHPTCHSLRMLGVGDRPTRLLGAVRGLRLVELPAAEQCCGFGGTFAVKNADTSVAMGSDKARHVLDTGAEVLVAGDNSCLMHIGGILSRQRSGIRVMHLADVLASTEGDAGQTGDAGPAKTEEMLP